A region of Piscinibacter gummiphilus DNA encodes the following proteins:
- a CDS encoding hybrid sensor histidine kinase/response regulator: protein MSESPFRTVEDDASRWLALLHDVVRAAARLTDPGELLGEAGRLLVQHLPARHVRVLRVRRFEADRIDCLDFAADPADPASAECQPLDRRSAAGRALCDLKIVTESEGEGRHVLHLPVAHHGHAMAVLVVSGVAPDPGAGGLSEVLETIRLHLGAVADRHADGWASPPETDAEREFLHALVEQLPVGLFVFDAVERRILHLNLRAEQELGLRRDDVRGKTMAEAFPGAPADLGAAAMDRALAEPVSVEADLELEAGDTRRIINLRHVALRRPDGTPRWLIALARDITLERRADRDLQESERRFREFAESMDDVLFVTNTQRTKFHFLSTRGRDDGWDATREGLVNGTRTFLQNMHPDDMVLMRQRFTAEERLEPTDISYRAEHPTKGLRWLRARTRSRRMPDGEIRVYGLISDVTDERLRQLELQSARDAAESASQAKSQFMANMSHEIRTPMNGILGMTELLLGTALSDKQRRFVQAVYRSGESLLEIINDILDFSKIEAGRLDVAHIDFEMRGVVEDTLELLAPRAHEKGLELSFREADGLPSVLNGDPLRLRQVLTNLVANAIKFTEQGEVAVEVRRRADGPDNLFEFIVRDTGIGIEADMLPRLFSAFMQGSMGMSRRYGGTGLGLTISKQLVELMGGHIEVQSRPGQGSQFIFALPFGVVEGEAASHHADLVTMPALRVLVVDDLETNRVVLDNMLRAWGMQVIIATDGRQALDILGGHTAVDPRFDLALVDMHMPRVDGLGLARAVRADGRHPDLKLILLSSTSSPDDVRVAYECGYDRFLSKPVRKAELRQSVLAVSAGRADVPRLTPRLNAHILVVEDNVVNQEVIGQMLRALGCRVQVCASGLAGLRALCETRFDLVLMDIQMPGMDGVEALSWFRQGKTRRFSFVTPTGTPVIAVTANALEGDEARFLGLGFDGYLSKPFRQSQLLAMLIQHLRPSAPAESAPSGGGAAPAPAAAAGTDVLDAQALERLRELDPTGENRLMERVVSAFETSVARLMPQLQEALQSNELAGIRHVSHTLKSSSASMGAVKLSKMCAEIETMARQGLSDGMDERVAQLTAEVEVVRAALKRMLNA from the coding sequence ATGTCCGAATCCCCGTTCCGAACCGTCGAGGACGATGCCAGCCGGTGGCTGGCGCTGTTGCATGACGTGGTGCGTGCCGCTGCCCGCCTCACCGACCCGGGCGAACTGCTGGGCGAGGCGGGACGGCTGCTGGTGCAGCACCTGCCGGCGCGGCACGTCCGTGTGCTGCGCGTGCGCCGGTTCGAGGCCGACCGCATCGACTGCCTCGACTTCGCGGCCGATCCCGCCGACCCGGCGTCCGCCGAGTGCCAGCCGCTCGACCGCCGCAGCGCGGCCGGCCGTGCGCTCTGCGACCTGAAGATCGTGACCGAATCCGAGGGCGAGGGCCGCCACGTGCTGCACCTGCCCGTGGCCCACCACGGGCACGCGATGGCGGTCCTGGTGGTGTCGGGTGTCGCGCCGGACCCCGGTGCCGGTGGCCTGTCCGAGGTACTCGAGACGATCCGCCTGCACCTGGGCGCGGTGGCCGACCGCCATGCCGATGGCTGGGCGTCGCCACCCGAGACCGATGCCGAGCGTGAATTCCTTCACGCGCTGGTCGAGCAGCTGCCGGTGGGCCTGTTCGTGTTCGACGCCGTCGAGCGCCGCATCCTCCACCTGAACCTGCGCGCCGAACAGGAACTGGGCCTGCGCCGCGACGACGTGCGCGGCAAGACCATGGCCGAGGCGTTCCCCGGCGCCCCCGCCGACCTCGGCGCCGCGGCGATGGACCGGGCGCTGGCCGAGCCCGTCTCGGTCGAGGCCGACCTGGAACTCGAAGCGGGCGACACCCGCCGCATCATCAACCTGCGCCACGTCGCGCTGCGGCGGCCCGACGGCACGCCGCGCTGGCTGATCGCGCTCGCCCGCGACATCACCCTCGAGCGACGGGCCGACCGCGACCTGCAGGAGTCCGAGCGCCGCTTCCGCGAGTTCGCCGAATCGATGGACGACGTGCTGTTCGTGACGAACACGCAGCGCACGAAGTTCCACTTCCTCTCCACCCGCGGCCGCGACGACGGCTGGGACGCGACCCGCGAGGGCCTCGTGAACGGCACCCGCACGTTCCTGCAGAACATGCACCCGGACGACATGGTGCTGATGCGCCAGCGCTTCACCGCCGAGGAGCGCCTGGAACCCACCGACATCAGCTACCGCGCCGAACACCCGACCAAGGGCCTGCGCTGGCTGCGCGCGCGCACGCGCTCGCGGCGCATGCCCGACGGCGAGATCCGCGTGTACGGCCTGATCTCCGACGTCACCGACGAACGCCTGCGGCAGCTCGAACTGCAGTCCGCGCGCGACGCCGCCGAGTCGGCGAGCCAGGCCAAGAGCCAGTTCATGGCGAACATGAGCCACGAGATCCGCACGCCGATGAACGGCATCCTCGGCATGACCGAGCTGCTGCTGGGCACGGCGCTGTCGGACAAGCAGCGGCGCTTCGTGCAGGCGGTGTACCGCTCGGGCGAGTCGCTGCTCGAGATCATCAACGACATCCTCGACTTCTCGAAGATCGAGGCCGGCCGGCTCGACGTCGCCCACATCGACTTCGAGATGCGGGGCGTCGTCGAGGACACGCTGGAGCTGCTGGCGCCCCGCGCGCATGAAAAGGGCCTCGAACTGAGCTTCCGCGAGGCCGACGGCCTGCCGTCCGTGCTCAACGGCGACCCGCTGCGGCTGCGCCAGGTGCTGACCAACCTCGTCGCCAACGCCATCAAGTTCACCGAACAGGGCGAGGTGGCCGTGGAGGTGCGCCGCCGCGCCGACGGCCCCGACAACCTCTTCGAGTTCATCGTGCGCGACACCGGCATCGGCATCGAGGCCGACATGCTGCCGCGCCTGTTCAGCGCCTTCATGCAGGGCAGCATGGGCATGTCCCGCCGTTACGGCGGCACGGGACTCGGGCTCACGATCAGCAAGCAGCTCGTCGAACTGATGGGCGGGCACATCGAGGTGCAGAGCCGGCCGGGGCAGGGCTCGCAGTTCATCTTCGCGCTGCCCTTCGGCGTCGTCGAGGGCGAGGCCGCGTCGCACCATGCCGACCTCGTGACCATGCCGGCGCTGCGCGTGCTGGTGGTCGACGACCTCGAGACCAACCGGGTCGTGCTCGACAACATGCTGCGCGCGTGGGGCATGCAGGTGATCATCGCCACCGACGGCCGCCAGGCGCTCGACATCCTGGGCGGTCACACCGCCGTGGACCCGCGCTTCGACCTGGCCCTGGTCGACATGCACATGCCCCGCGTCGACGGCCTCGGGCTCGCCCGCGCCGTGCGGGCCGACGGCCGGCACCCCGACCTCAAGCTGATCCTGCTGTCGTCCACCTCGTCGCCCGACGACGTGCGTGTGGCCTACGAATGCGGCTACGACCGCTTCCTCTCGAAGCCCGTGCGCAAGGCTGAATTGCGGCAGAGCGTGCTCGCCGTGTCGGCCGGCCGGGCCGACGTGCCCCGGTTGACGCCCCGGCTGAATGCCCACATCCTCGTCGTCGAGGACAATGTGGTGAACCAGGAGGTGATCGGGCAGATGTTGCGGGCGCTCGGTTGCCGTGTCCAGGTGTGTGCCAGCGGACTGGCGGGGCTGCGTGCCCTGTGCGAGACCCGCTTCGACCTCGTGCTGATGGACATCCAGATGCCCGGGATGGACGGGGTCGAGGCGCTCAGCTGGTTCCGCCAGGGCAAGACCCGGAGGTTCTCGTTTGTCACACCGACGGGCACGCCGGTGATCGCGGTCACGGCCAACGCCCTGGAAGGCGACGAAGCGCGCTTTCTCGGGCTGGGGTTCGATGGCTATCTGTCCAAACCGTTTCGTCAAAGTCAACTGCTCGCCATGCTGATCCAACACCTCAGACCTTCGGCACCCGCCGAATCCGCCCCCTCGGGCGGAGGCGCCGCGCCGGCCCCCGCCGCGGCCGCGGGGACGGACGTGCTCGACGCCCAGGCCCTCGAGCGGTTGCGCGAACTCGACCCCACCGGCGAGAACCGCCTGATGGAGCGGGTGGTGTCCGCCTTCGAGACGTCGGTCGCCCGGCTGATGCCCCAACTGCAGGAAGCGTTGCAATCGAACGAACTGGCGGGCATTCGCCACGTTTCCCACACCTTAAAATCTTCGTCAGCCAGCATGGGAGCCGTTAAGCTGTCGAAGATGTGCGCCGAAATCGAAACCATGGCCCGACAGGGTCTGTCCGATGGCATGGACGAACGAGTGGCCCAGCTCACGGCCGAGGTCGAGGTCGTCCGCGCCGCACTGAAACGCATGCTGAATGCCTGA
- a CDS encoding sensor histidine kinase, producing MTRASLPPAVPRASPLRLAGAATALVLACGSVHAQSAPAPSPSVAPLVALLALVLALALLLWGLRAHRRTAALADDLQRSRAEQHAMRGVLDVWQWRSDAQHRLVEWRAPALPSAHGPALRLGARLTDLFAGGSTMASLQSRLDLQAPMQGYRVNLAPGAAAQAASYLLHAQPLLDPSGQFAGYVGTARSVNDGVTSLLTDVLMALPSPVLRVALPTRGQPPRLLKHNPASQAWILPPPPEREPDWDDVLKGVPGALKPVLEQAVARPPDTPVDAPEGWNLRVHRIPCAQPGLPEEVLLVFQRASAPAPVEPPSDDSESFSYTVSHDLRAPIRVVEGFTKIVKEDYGHALDRVGNDHLDRVLGAAARMNSMIDSLLALSQLSSRPLSRQPVNMSMLAGYIIDDLRRQSPDRDVEVHIEPGLQCHGDATLLRVVLENLLGNAWKYTGKCRVGRIWMERSEHEGRPAITVRDNGAGFDMRFADRLFGVFQRLHSANDFQGTGIGLASVRRIVRRHGGDIWAEAEVDRGARFQFWI from the coding sequence ATGACTCGCGCCTCGCTGCCTCCTGCGGTACCACGCGCCAGCCCGCTGCGGCTGGCGGGCGCCGCGACGGCCTTGGTGTTGGCGTGCGGTTCGGTCCACGCGCAGTCCGCCCCGGCCCCCTCGCCGTCGGTCGCACCCCTCGTCGCGCTGCTGGCCCTCGTGCTCGCCCTCGCGCTCCTGCTGTGGGGCCTGCGCGCCCACCGGCGCACGGCCGCCCTCGCCGACGACCTGCAGCGCAGCCGCGCCGAGCAGCACGCGATGCGCGGCGTGCTCGACGTGTGGCAGTGGCGCAGCGACGCCCAGCACCGCCTCGTCGAATGGCGCGCGCCCGCACTGCCCTCGGCCCACGGCCCGGCGCTGCGCCTGGGTGCCAGGCTGACCGACCTCTTCGCCGGCGGGTCGACGATGGCCTCGCTGCAGTCCCGCCTCGACCTGCAGGCGCCGATGCAGGGCTACCGTGTGAACCTCGCCCCGGGCGCCGCCGCACAGGCCGCGTCGTACCTGCTGCATGCCCAGCCGTTGCTCGATCCGTCGGGCCAGTTCGCCGGCTACGTCGGCACCGCGCGCTCAGTCAACGACGGCGTGACCTCGCTGCTGACCGACGTGCTGATGGCCCTGCCCTCCCCCGTGCTTCGCGTCGCGTTGCCCACCCGCGGCCAGCCGCCGCGGCTCCTGAAGCACAACCCGGCGAGCCAGGCGTGGATCCTGCCGCCGCCGCCCGAACGCGAACCCGACTGGGACGACGTGCTCAAGGGCGTGCCCGGCGCGCTCAAGCCCGTGCTGGAACAGGCCGTCGCCCGGCCGCCCGACACGCCCGTCGACGCGCCCGAGGGCTGGAACCTGCGCGTGCACCGCATCCCCTGCGCCCAGCCCGGGTTGCCCGAGGAAGTGCTGCTCGTGTTCCAGCGCGCTTCCGCCCCGGCCCCGGTGGAGCCGCCGTCGGACGATTCGGAGTCGTTCAGCTACACCGTCTCGCACGACCTGCGTGCGCCCATCCGCGTGGTCGAGGGCTTCACGAAGATCGTCAAGGAAGACTACGGCCACGCCCTCGACCGCGTGGGCAACGACCACCTCGACCGCGTGCTGGGCGCCGCCGCGCGCATGAACAGCATGATCGACTCGCTGCTCGCGCTGTCGCAGCTGTCGTCGCGGCCCCTCTCGCGCCAGCCGGTGAACATGTCGATGCTGGCCGGCTACATCATCGACGACCTGCGCCGCCAGTCGCCCGACCGCGACGTCGAGGTGCACATCGAGCCCGGCCTGCAGTGCCACGGCGATGCCACGCTGCTGCGCGTGGTGCTCGAGAACCTGCTCGGCAACGCGTGGAAGTACACCGGCAAATGCCGCGTGGGGCGCATCTGGATGGAACGCAGCGAACACGAGGGCCGCCCGGCCATCACGGTGCGTGACAACGGGGCCGGGTTCGACATGCGCTTCGCCGACCGGCTGTTCGGGGTGTTCCAGCGGCTGCACAGTGCCAATGACTTCCAGGGCACCGGGATCGGCCTGGCGTCGGTGCGGCGCATCGTGCGCCGGCATGGCGGGGACATCTGGGCGGAAGCGGAAGTGGACCGCGGCGCCCGATTCCAGTTCTGGATTTGA
- a CDS encoding response regulator encodes MSPKGKILVVDDDRLVLATLTHGLSQAGYEILDADNGDDAILLARQHRPDLALLDIRMEGMSGFDVAEYLRDYCQMPFMFLSAFADEATVNQVKALGAVAYLVKPLDVREIVPVVEAAFTKIGGRAAPAAPEKPAAPSDADVLAQAVPMAVGVLMHRYSLSRKVAYERLQRLAVADGRSIQEQAERLLQAVELLSS; translated from the coding sequence GTGAGCCCCAAAGGCAAGATCCTCGTGGTCGACGATGACCGGCTCGTGCTGGCCACGCTCACGCACGGCCTTTCGCAAGCGGGGTATGAAATCCTCGACGCCGACAACGGCGACGACGCCATCCTTCTCGCGCGCCAGCACCGTCCCGACCTGGCGCTGCTCGACATCCGCATGGAAGGCATGAGTGGCTTCGACGTGGCCGAGTACCTGCGCGACTACTGCCAGATGCCCTTCATGTTCCTCTCGGCCTTCGCCGACGAGGCCACCGTGAACCAGGTCAAGGCGCTCGGCGCCGTGGCCTACCTCGTGAAGCCGCTCGACGTGCGCGAGATCGTGCCGGTGGTCGAGGCCGCCTTCACGAAGATCGGCGGGCGCGCGGCACCCGCGGCCCCCGAGAAGCCGGCAGCGCCGTCCGATGCCGACGTGCTGGCCCAGGCCGTGCCCATGGCGGTGGGGGTGCTGATGCACCGCTATTCGCTGTCGCGCAAGGTGGCGTACGAGCGGTTGCAGCGGTTGGCGGTGGCGGATGGGCGCTCCATCCAGGAACAGGCCGAGCGCCTGCTGCAGGCGGTCGAGCTTCTGAGCAGCTGA
- a CDS encoding PAS domain S-box protein, which yields MADPKALRQFLDVVSDAVVVLDRGALVHFANAAAVRLLGCVPGTPLRELTPALGAPVVDAVTQTLSRGVPRLGAPKPPVPERLVLPDGRAYDVAFVPFEGERWALRLAPAGVSADSPGAGELLGLFWDSPLPVIVQDREFRTTHVNPAYVEFTGFRPDQLIGRDPLDLQPEEDREANRSVRQRLLDPAAREPLIERRIVDASGRERWFRAARRLITDGDGEPRLVSVLQDSTAEHVARHRADLSVRELDDWFDLSPVAMVLFDEHGLVVRTNPAFEALAGQVPVVMAEADPQMQQLLAWADGQPSPALRPGAAPVESLAWFPQPDGSVVRLRSLVRCYLSAGGQRRYMAVVEDHSAEEERDLAQVQLGALMDTAGVGLATYDEAAGWVQHGSAFGGAPDGTDEGGAVLSAAALQSIRREVVLPDSLPEYDRLQQALRHAERAEVRYAIRHPELGQRWLLTRVAPARLASGKQTLSVVTLDVTDQQQSHQRSELLLREMTTILESTTVGIAYLRGNRLVRCNRRFEALLGFRPGETLGSGLQELFSGRPESGRWIDGIAQAVADGEAFETEVPVDLPGRPGQWCALTVRRVGGTEAAPEVIAVLNDITRLKAQQLELEALARDRELMFSVSDVGIAFVRGDRIQRANEALSRLTGYEPTQLGLAPLSELFVNAHEYRRLKQLSEHGLQQAGRWSGEHPLRRRDGSLVWVQASQRLVTDGDPAGGFIASYVNVDDRHRAQQAVGLQAERTRAILDSVLVGIVTVGPSGIEWMNRSARRMFGGDLADFVNQSISTVATPDPDHPFRRAQYLNELVEGQAETFECRVKARDGREFWVVGNAVATGRESTGRQLTYALLDIERRRQAEARTAQAQSSLQRIIETAPLAITLFDAHTLRILEVNEVAARSAELVPHQMIGRSPEDIFPPDVAAARRDDMGQALVSLNVMQREYRVTTLGETRLWDARYLPLAAPGQAPDQLLLVATDVTEQRAAQEARFEAAIAQREMLVKEVHHRIKNNLQGVAGLLQQIGARKPEMADAMAEVGGQVQAIAQVYGLQVGVSGPLRLRSVLEAITGSVQRTFGRTITLKVDGPSPEAWGLPEAESIPIALTLNELLTNAIKHSAAIDATSEVACRLTSGQGSVQIVIANLGRLPEGFNLARYPGGVSGLGLIRALLPRRSASLTVAQEDNRVVATVTIVPPGVTRLEGAA from the coding sequence ATGGCCGACCCCAAGGCGTTGCGTCAATTCCTCGATGTGGTGTCAGACGCCGTGGTCGTGCTCGACCGGGGCGCGCTGGTCCACTTCGCCAACGCCGCCGCCGTGCGCCTGCTGGGCTGCGTGCCCGGCACCCCGCTGCGTGAACTGACGCCCGCCCTCGGCGCCCCCGTGGTGGACGCCGTGACCCAGACCCTGTCCCGCGGCGTGCCGCGCCTGGGGGCCCCGAAACCGCCCGTGCCCGAACGCCTCGTGCTGCCCGACGGGCGGGCTTACGACGTGGCCTTCGTGCCCTTCGAGGGCGAACGCTGGGCGCTGCGCCTGGCGCCGGCCGGCGTGTCGGCGGACAGCCCGGGGGCGGGCGAACTGCTGGGCCTCTTTTGGGATTCCCCGCTGCCGGTGATCGTGCAGGACCGGGAGTTCCGCACCACCCACGTGAACCCGGCCTACGTCGAGTTCACCGGTTTCCGCCCCGACCAGCTGATCGGCCGCGACCCGCTCGACCTGCAGCCCGAGGAGGACCGCGAAGCCAACCGCTCGGTGCGCCAGCGGCTGCTGGACCCTGCTGCCCGCGAGCCGCTGATCGAGCGCCGCATCGTCGACGCCTCCGGGCGCGAACGCTGGTTCCGCGCCGCGCGGCGCCTGATCACCGATGGCGACGGCGAACCCCGCCTCGTCAGCGTCCTGCAGGACAGCACTGCGGAACACGTCGCCCGCCACCGCGCCGACCTGTCCGTGCGCGAACTCGACGACTGGTTCGACCTGAGCCCGGTGGCGATGGTGCTGTTCGACGAACACGGGCTGGTCGTGCGCACCAACCCCGCGTTCGAGGCCCTCGCCGGCCAAGTGCCGGTCGTGATGGCCGAGGCCGATCCGCAGATGCAGCAGCTGCTCGCGTGGGCGGACGGCCAGCCGTCGCCCGCGCTGCGCCCGGGCGCAGCGCCGGTCGAGTCGCTCGCGTGGTTCCCGCAGCCGGACGGCAGCGTGGTGCGGCTGCGCTCGCTCGTCCGCTGCTACCTGAGCGCCGGTGGCCAGCGCCGCTACATGGCGGTGGTGGAGGACCACAGCGCGGAGGAGGAGCGCGACCTCGCCCAGGTGCAACTCGGCGCGCTGATGGACACCGCGGGCGTCGGCCTGGCGACCTACGACGAGGCGGCCGGCTGGGTGCAGCACGGCAGCGCGTTCGGCGGGGCCCCGGACGGGACGGACGAGGGTGGGGCGGTGCTGTCGGCGGCCGCCCTGCAGTCCATCCGCCGCGAGGTGGTGCTGCCCGATTCGCTGCCCGAGTACGACCGGCTGCAGCAGGCGCTGCGCCACGCCGAGCGCGCCGAGGTGCGCTACGCCATCCGCCATCCCGAACTGGGCCAGCGCTGGCTGCTCACGCGGGTGGCGCCGGCGCGGTTGGCGTCGGGCAAGCAGACCCTGTCCGTCGTCACGCTCGACGTGACGGACCAGCAGCAGTCGCACCAGCGCAGCGAACTGCTGCTGCGCGAGATGACCACCATCCTCGAGAGCACCACGGTGGGCATCGCCTACCTGCGCGGCAACCGGCTGGTGCGGTGCAACCGCCGCTTCGAGGCGCTGCTCGGCTTCCGGCCGGGCGAGACGCTGGGCAGCGGGCTGCAGGAACTCTTCTCCGGACGGCCCGAGTCGGGCCGCTGGATCGACGGCATCGCCCAGGCGGTGGCCGACGGCGAGGCCTTCGAGACCGAGGTGCCGGTGGACCTGCCGGGACGCCCCGGCCAGTGGTGCGCGCTGACCGTGCGCCGCGTGGGCGGCACCGAGGCCGCGCCCGAGGTGATCGCGGTGCTCAACGACATCACGCGCCTCAAGGCCCAGCAGCTCGAACTCGAGGCGCTGGCGCGGGACCGCGAGCTGATGTTCAGCGTGTCCGACGTGGGCATCGCCTTCGTGCGCGGCGACCGCATCCAGCGCGCCAACGAGGCGCTCAGCCGCCTGACCGGCTACGAGCCGACGCAGCTCGGGCTCGCGCCGCTGTCCGAACTCTTCGTCAACGCCCACGAGTACCGGCGGCTCAAGCAGCTCTCCGAACACGGGCTTCAACAGGCCGGCCGCTGGAGCGGTGAACATCCGCTGCGCCGGCGCGACGGCTCGCTCGTGTGGGTTCAGGCGAGCCAGCGCCTCGTGACCGACGGTGACCCGGCGGGCGGCTTCATCGCATCGTACGTCAACGTCGACGACCGGCACCGCGCCCAGCAGGCCGTGGGCCTGCAGGCCGAGCGCACGCGGGCCATTCTCGACTCGGTGCTGGTGGGCATCGTCACCGTCGGCCCGTCGGGGATCGAGTGGATGAACCGCTCGGCCCGCCGCATGTTCGGCGGCGACCTGGCGGACTTCGTCAACCAGTCCATCAGCACGGTGGCCACGCCCGACCCCGACCATCCGTTCCGCCGTGCCCAGTACCTCAACGAGCTGGTCGAGGGCCAGGCCGAGACCTTCGAGTGCCGCGTCAAGGCGCGTGACGGCCGCGAGTTCTGGGTGGTGGGCAACGCCGTGGCCACGGGGCGCGAGAGCACCGGCCGGCAGCTGACCTACGCGCTGCTCGACATCGAACGGCGCCGCCAGGCCGAGGCCCGCACCGCCCAGGCGCAGTCGTCGCTGCAGCGCATCATCGAGACCGCGCCGCTCGCCATCACGCTGTTCGACGCCCACACGCTGCGCATCCTCGAGGTCAACGAGGTGGCCGCGCGCAGCGCCGAGCTGGTGCCGCACCAGATGATCGGCCGCTCGCCGGAGGACATCTTCCCGCCGGACGTGGCCGCCGCGCGACGCGACGACATGGGGCAGGCGCTCGTGTCCCTCAACGTGATGCAACGCGAGTACCGCGTGACCACGCTCGGCGAGACGCGCCTGTGGGACGCCCGCTACCTGCCGCTGGCCGCGCCCGGCCAGGCGCCCGACCAGCTGCTGCTGGTGGCCACCGACGTGACCGAGCAGCGCGCCGCCCAGGAGGCCCGCTTCGAGGCCGCCATCGCGCAGCGCGAGATGCTGGTGAAGGAAGTGCACCACCGCATCAAGAACAACCTGCAGGGTGTGGCCGGGCTGCTCCAGCAGATCGGCGCCCGCAAGCCCGAGATGGCCGACGCGATGGCCGAGGTGGGCGGGCAGGTGCAGGCCATCGCGCAGGTGTACGGATTGCAGGTCGGCGTGTCCGGACCGCTGCGGCTGCGCAGCGTGCTGGAGGCCATCACCGGGTCGGTGCAGCGCACCTTCGGCCGCACGATCACGCTGAAGGTGGACGGCCCGTCGCCCGAGGCCTGGGGACTGCCGGAGGCCGAGTCCATTCCGATCGCACTGACCCTGAACGAGCTGCTGACCAATGCCATCAAGCACAGCGCGGCCATCGACGCCACCTCGGAAGTGGCCTGCCGGCTGACGAGCGGGCAGGGCAGCGTGCAGATCGTGATCGCCAACCTCGGGCGGCTGCCGGAGGGCTTCAACCTGGCCCGGTACCCCGGCGGGGTGTCGGGACTGGGGCTGATCCGTGCACTATTGCCGCGACGCAGCGCCAGCCTGACCGTGGCGCAGGAGGACAATCGGGTGGTGGCGACCGTGACCATCGTGCCGCCGGGCGTGACGCGCCTGGAAGGCGCGGCATGA
- a CDS encoding EAL and HDOD domain-containing protein, whose amino-acid sequence MNDTNILGQVALGYSPFIDKSRAVSATRLTVFPLRPESPPDVAQLLGAVGNVWPADGGRASLNVLNEGLLGDLMKAEPSPNLMVEVPSFMASDPANVEALQALHKAGNTLLIKGRPVKEVPREVLHCFTYSIVDLSEDRRINETAATAPTNMGRSIPHVQSGVRTLVEMEGSFNRGAAAVLGWPIDDAINESQSKGKAASADLQVIVELIQRVDAQEPIERLEATLKRDPSLAFKLMRYINSPAFGLRVEISSFRHAIMMLGYQRLKRWLALLLSTAGKDSNMKPVMFAAVRRGLLMEELVRSSGDEEMRNEMFICGVFSLLDRMFQQPFSELLKTIPVPERVYQALVDNTGPYQPYFNVVQAVENESLFDFRAAADALMLSVSEINRSVLTALTSASQIE is encoded by the coding sequence GTGAACGACACCAACATCCTCGGCCAGGTGGCCCTGGGTTACTCGCCCTTCATCGACAAGAGCCGTGCGGTCTCGGCCACGCGCCTGACGGTGTTCCCGCTCCGCCCCGAATCCCCCCCGGACGTGGCCCAGCTGCTGGGTGCGGTCGGCAACGTCTGGCCCGCCGACGGCGGCCGCGCGTCGCTCAACGTGCTCAACGAAGGCCTGCTCGGCGACCTGATGAAGGCCGAGCCGTCGCCGAACCTGATGGTCGAGGTGCCGTCGTTCATGGCATCCGACCCGGCGAACGTCGAGGCGCTGCAGGCGCTGCACAAGGCCGGCAACACGCTGCTGATCAAGGGGCGCCCCGTCAAGGAAGTGCCGCGCGAGGTGCTGCACTGCTTCACGTACTCCATCGTCGACCTGTCGGAAGACCGCCGGATCAACGAAACCGCCGCCACCGCACCCACCAACATGGGCCGCAGCATTCCGCACGTGCAGTCGGGCGTGCGCACGCTGGTCGAGATGGAGGGCAGCTTCAACCGCGGTGCGGCCGCGGTGCTCGGCTGGCCCATCGATGACGCCATCAACGAATCCCAGAGCAAGGGCAAGGCCGCCTCGGCGGACCTGCAGGTCATCGTCGAGCTGATCCAGCGCGTCGACGCCCAGGAACCCATCGAACGCCTCGAGGCCACGCTCAAGCGCGACCCGTCGCTCGCCTTCAAGCTGATGCGCTACATCAACTCGCCGGCCTTTGGCCTGCGCGTCGAGATCAGCTCGTTCCGCCACGCCATCATGATGCTCGGCTACCAGCGCCTCAAGCGCTGGCTCGCGCTGCTGCTGTCCACCGCGGGCAAGGACAGCAACATGAAGCCGGTGATGTTCGCCGCCGTGCGCCGCGGCCTGCTGATGGAAGAGCTGGTGCGCTCCTCGGGCGACGAGGAGATGCGCAACGAGATGTTCATCTGCGGCGTGTTCTCGCTGCTCGACCGCATGTTCCAGCAGCCGTTCTCGGAACTGCTCAAGACCATTCCCGTGCCCGAGCGCGTCTACCAGGCGCTGGTGGACAACACCGGCCCGTACCAGCCGTACTTCAACGTGGTGCAGGCGGTCGAGAACGAATCGCTGTTCGACTTCCGCGCCGCGGCCGACGCGCTGATGCTGAGCGTGAGCGAGATCAACCGTTCGGTGCTGACCGCGCTGACCTCCGCGTCCCAGATCGAGTGA